A single genomic interval of Cellvibrio sp. PSBB023 harbors:
- a CDS encoding HIT domain-containing protein: protein MFELHPRLAQDSVVIGEFELSLLLLSRDANYPWCILVPKREDVYEIHHLSEEEQLQLIRESCRLSEVMTSVFDADKMNVAALGNVVRQLHVHHIARFTDDPAWPQPTWGKLPAKDYTEADFAERIKRLQNALVGEGFSIR from the coding sequence ATGTTTGAACTACATCCCCGCCTTGCACAGGACTCGGTTGTCATTGGCGAGTTTGAGTTGTCGCTGCTGCTGTTAAGCCGCGATGCAAACTACCCTTGGTGTATTTTGGTGCCCAAGCGCGAAGACGTGTATGAGATCCACCACCTGAGTGAAGAAGAACAGCTGCAGTTGATTCGTGAATCCTGCCGCCTGTCCGAGGTGATGACGAGCGTATTTGATGCCGACAAAATGAACGTGGCTGCACTAGGTAATGTTGTGCGTCAGTTGCATGTACACCATATTGCACGGTTTACTGACGATCCTGCCTGGCCCCAGCCTACTTGGGGAAAATTACCCGCGAAGGATTACACAGAGGCAGACTTTGCCGAACGTATCAAACGGCTACAAAATGCTTTGGTGGGGGAGGGGTTTTCCATTCGCTAA
- a CDS encoding HU family DNA-binding protein, whose amino-acid sequence MAVKKPAAAKAAPAKKAPAAKAAPKAAPKAAAKKAPAAKPAAKKAPAVKAAPAVVKPIAERQNKTQMLQQIADATELSKKQVQAVLDELTNVIEGHIKKKGVGEFVLPGLLKITTVKKPATKARKGINPFTKEEVVFKAKPASISVKVRPLKKLKEFAV is encoded by the coding sequence ATGGCCGTTAAGAAACCTGCAGCCGCTAAAGCTGCTCCAGCAAAAAAAGCACCTGCTGCTAAAGCAGCGCCTAAAGCCGCACCAAAAGCAGCCGCTAAAAAAGCACCTGCTGCCAAGCCTGCTGCTAAAAAAGCACCTGCCGTTAAAGCGGCTCCTGCTGTTGTTAAGCCAATTGCAGAGCGTCAAAACAAAACCCAAATGCTGCAACAAATTGCTGATGCTACCGAGTTGAGCAAAAAGCAAGTACAAGCAGTATTGGATGAATTGACCAACGTTATTGAAGGTCACATCAAGAAAAAAGGCGTAGGCGAGTTTGTTCTGCCTGGCCTGCTGAAAATTACCACGGTGAAAAAGCCTGCTACCAAAGCACGCAAAGGCATCAACCCATTCACCAAAGAAGAAGTTGTATTCAAAGCCAAACCAGCCAGCATTTCTGTAAAAGTGCGCCCGCTGAAAAAGCTGAAAGAATTCGCTGTTTAA
- a CDS encoding carbohydrate-binding protein: MNFHRLTKAAKHALFAGLTSFTLASTTQAATVDLLVLYDNFTKNYFGGDPQTAMNNWVNQINAAYADSQIDVQLRLVGVREMEQAGADMGAVLGNLRLNSAAIALRDQLGADFVTQLHQKGACGIGYVAVDKNWTWNVSAPGCGPIVVAHELGHNMGLNHSRKQGDLSGARFRYGVGYGVDNVFVDIMAYEGVFNTTRVNRFSNPNLTCRGLPCGIPVGQSNEAYGALAIHNVRNEIAAFRPTAGSSGPVQVAQDCNYGGYNIGLPVGRYTLSQLLARGIPNDDVSSVRVQAGYRVTLYQNDNFTGNSLTKTADDSCLVDDGFNDSTSSIVVESTGGFNLLIQAENYFSNNGVQTEPTTDTGGGLNVGWIETNDWMAYSNITIPTSGTYTIEYRVASPSGGRLSADLNGGGIVLGELAVPATGGWQTWTTISHNVQINAGTYNFGLFAKAGGWNINWIRIKR, translated from the coding sequence ATGAACTTTCATCGATTAACCAAGGCTGCAAAGCATGCGCTCTTTGCTGGCCTCACCAGTTTTACACTCGCCAGCACAACGCAAGCTGCAACCGTTGACCTGCTTGTGCTGTACGATAATTTCACCAAAAACTATTTTGGTGGCGATCCGCAGACAGCGATGAATAACTGGGTAAACCAAATTAATGCCGCTTACGCCGATAGCCAAATTGACGTGCAATTGCGTTTGGTGGGTGTGCGCGAAATGGAGCAAGCCGGTGCCGACATGGGTGCTGTATTGGGGAACTTGCGACTCAATAGTGCGGCAATTGCGCTGCGCGACCAACTGGGAGCGGATTTTGTAACCCAACTCCACCAGAAAGGCGCATGCGGTATCGGCTATGTAGCTGTCGATAAAAACTGGACCTGGAATGTGAGTGCACCGGGTTGCGGCCCCATAGTGGTCGCCCACGAGCTGGGGCACAACATGGGCTTGAACCATTCGCGCAAACAGGGCGATCTGTCAGGTGCACGCTTCCGTTATGGCGTAGGCTACGGCGTTGATAACGTGTTTGTGGACATCATGGCCTATGAAGGCGTTTTCAACACCACGCGGGTCAATCGCTTCTCCAACCCCAACCTTACGTGCCGTGGCCTGCCCTGCGGCATTCCGGTGGGACAAAGCAATGAAGCCTATGGCGCACTGGCGATTCACAACGTACGAAACGAAATTGCAGCGTTCCGACCAACAGCGGGCTCATCTGGCCCGGTGCAAGTCGCGCAGGATTGCAACTACGGTGGCTACAATATTGGCTTACCGGTTGGACGTTACACCCTGAGCCAATTGCTGGCACGCGGCATACCAAATGATGATGTGTCATCGGTGCGGGTACAGGCGGGTTACAGGGTTACGCTCTACCAAAATGACAACTTCACCGGAAACTCCCTGACCAAAACTGCCGATGACAGTTGTCTGGTCGACGATGGCTTTAATGACAGCACCAGCTCAATTGTTGTAGAGAGCACCGGTGGATTTAACCTGCTGATCCAGGCGGAAAATTATTTCTCCAACAATGGCGTACAAACGGAACCTACAACGGATACCGGTGGCGGTTTGAATGTTGGCTGGATCGAAACCAATGATTGGATGGCCTACAGCAACATCACCATTCCCACTTCCGGGACTTACACCATTGAATACCGTGTTGCCAGCCCGAGTGGCGGCAGGCTCTCTGCAGATTTAAATGGTGGCGGAATAGTGCTTGGGGAGTTGGCCGTTCCAGCCACAGGCGGCTGGCAAACCTGGACAACCATTTCCCACAATGTGCAAATTAATGCGGGCACCTATAATTTTGGCCTATTCGCTAAAGCGGGCGGCTGGAACATTAACTGGATACGCATAAAACGTTAA
- a CDS encoding GNAT family N-acetyltransferase produces the protein MHHSITRTSWQVHRADLTNIRTAVFMQEQQVSAADEWDGLDEQAIHFIVHSTQGEAIACARLLSETSPHGEACYHIGRVAVLAAFRGQGIGQHLMQHIISYCISSSPHCSIYLHAQCERRRFYERLGFCARGTEFMDAGILHISMWFDQAREPHHG, from the coding sequence ATGCATCATTCAATCACTCGCACCAGTTGGCAAGTTCACCGTGCGGATTTAACCAATATCCGCACAGCGGTGTTCATGCAGGAACAACAGGTTTCTGCCGCTGACGAATGGGACGGGTTGGATGAGCAAGCCATTCATTTTATTGTGCACTCGACGCAGGGAGAAGCGATTGCTTGCGCGCGCCTGCTCAGTGAAACCAGCCCTCATGGAGAAGCCTGCTACCACATTGGCCGCGTGGCTGTGCTAGCAGCGTTTCGTGGGCAGGGTATTGGCCAGCATCTGATGCAGCATATTATTAGTTACTGCATAAGCAGCTCGCCACACTGCTCTATTTATCTGCACGCCCAATGCGAGCGGCGACGTTTTTATGAGCGCCTGGGATTTTGCGCACGCGGCACCGAATTTATGGATGCCGGTATTCTTCATATCAGTATGTGGTTTGATCAAGCGCGGGAACCTCACCATGGCTGA
- a CDS encoding cupin domain-containing protein, whose amino-acid sequence MTTPLTHLGDMPIEEFLRDYWQKKPLLIRNAFPGFESPLSPDELAGLALEEEVESRIVLEQGETPWELRNGPFDEKTFETLPEKRWTLLVQAVDQFVPEVNQLLDYFRFIPSWRLDDVMISYAPDQGGVGPHFDYYDVFLLQGLGKRHWKLGQLCDNNSPRVEGTRLKILSEFHTTDEWVLEPGDMLYIPPGIAHWGNAQGDDCMTYSIGFRAPSHADIIAEAGQEIALSIVDDLRYADPDLTLQDNPGEINDKAIEQVRNIILQHLTNENIAHWFGKFMTERKYLEHTDEEPLDIDADEWQSALADGELLWRHPAARIAFHSDEKGTMLFADGEVICCSRALAELVSKEVEISWRELKTLVQDPQDRAAITQLINLETLLVDE is encoded by the coding sequence ATGACAACGCCCCTCACCCATCTCGGCGATATGCCAATTGAAGAATTTCTGCGCGATTACTGGCAAAAAAAACCACTCTTGATTCGCAATGCCTTTCCCGGTTTTGAATCGCCCTTATCGCCCGACGAATTGGCTGGCCTTGCCTTGGAAGAAGAAGTGGAATCACGCATTGTGCTGGAACAGGGTGAAACGCCTTGGGAACTGCGCAACGGGCCATTTGATGAAAAAACCTTTGAAACCTTGCCGGAAAAACGCTGGACACTCCTGGTACAAGCAGTCGATCAATTTGTACCGGAAGTCAATCAGCTACTCGATTACTTTCGTTTCATTCCCAGCTGGCGACTGGACGATGTGATGATTAGCTATGCGCCGGATCAAGGCGGCGTTGGCCCGCACTTTGATTATTACGATGTATTTTTATTGCAAGGCCTGGGCAAGCGTCATTGGAAACTGGGGCAACTGTGCGATAACAATTCGCCGCGAGTAGAAGGCACGCGCTTAAAAATTCTCAGCGAATTCCACACAACGGATGAATGGGTGTTGGAGCCTGGCGATATGCTCTACATTCCGCCCGGCATTGCGCACTGGGGCAATGCCCAAGGCGATGATTGCATGACCTATTCCATAGGTTTCCGCGCCCCCAGCCATGCCGATATTATTGCCGAGGCTGGACAGGAAATTGCCCTTTCTATTGTCGATGACCTGCGTTATGCCGACCCGGATTTAACCCTGCAAGATAATCCGGGCGAAATTAATGACAAGGCAATTGAACAGGTGCGCAATATTATTTTGCAGCACCTGACCAATGAAAATATCGCCCACTGGTTCGGCAAGTTTATGACCGAGCGCAAGTATCTGGAACACACCGACGAAGAGCCACTGGATATTGATGCCGATGAATGGCAGTCGGCACTCGCTGATGGCGAACTGCTCTGGCGTCACCCTGCTGCACGCATCGCCTTCCACAGCGATGAAAAAGGCACCATGCTATTTGCCGACGGTGAAGTTATCTGCTGCTCGCGCGCACTGGCTGAACTGGTGAGCAAAGAAGTGGAAATCAGTTGGCGTGAATTGAAAACCCTGGTTCAGGATCCGCAGGATCGCGCCGCCATCACCCAACTAATTAATTTGGAAACATTACTGGTTGATGAGTAA
- the purB gene encoding adenylosuccinate lyase codes for MDNTFNTLSALNAVSPVDGRYGSKTIALRSIFSEFGLIRFRVEVEVRWLQQLSRMTGVPEVPAFSAATNAFLDSIVTNFNSDDAQAVKDIERTTNHDVKAVEYFLKNKFAGNAELEAVLEFVHFACTSEDINNLSHALMLREGRKVFLQDAEAIVDGIAKLAHDYAEDSMLSRTHGQTASPTTVGKEMANVAARLRRQISAVKAVELLGKINGAVGNYNAHLSAYPDVDWQANAKEFVESLGLTWNPYTTQIEPHDYIAELFDAIARFNTIVIDFDRDIWGYISLGYFKQKTIAGEVGSSTMPHKVNPIDFENSEGNLGIANAIFTHLAQKLPISRWQRDLTDSTVLRNMGVGFGYGMIAYASTLKGMGKLEINRARLAEDLNNSWEVLAEPIQTIMRRYNVAEPYEKLKALTRGQTINREVLAAFVETLDIPEHAKQTMRDLTPANYIGNAVDQAKAI; via the coding sequence ATGGACAATACATTCAACACGCTCTCCGCACTTAATGCGGTATCCCCGGTGGACGGTCGTTACGGTAGCAAAACGATTGCACTGCGCAGCATTTTCAGTGAATTCGGTTTGATTCGTTTTCGCGTAGAAGTGGAAGTGCGCTGGCTGCAGCAGTTGAGCCGTATGACTGGCGTGCCCGAAGTGCCGGCATTCAGTGCAGCAACCAATGCATTCCTTGATAGCATTGTAACCAACTTTAACAGTGACGATGCTCAAGCGGTTAAAGACATTGAGCGCACCACCAACCACGATGTAAAAGCCGTTGAGTACTTCCTCAAAAATAAATTTGCAGGCAATGCAGAGTTGGAAGCGGTATTGGAATTTGTGCACTTTGCTTGTACGTCTGAAGATATTAACAACCTGTCGCATGCGCTGATGCTGCGCGAAGGCCGCAAGGTATTTTTGCAAGACGCCGAAGCCATTGTCGATGGCATCGCCAAACTCGCACACGACTACGCGGAAGATTCCATGCTGTCGCGCACCCACGGCCAGACTGCATCACCCACTACCGTGGGCAAAGAAATGGCTAACGTGGCAGCCCGTTTGCGTCGTCAGATTAGTGCGGTAAAAGCCGTTGAATTACTCGGCAAGATCAATGGTGCTGTAGGCAACTACAACGCTCACTTGTCTGCCTACCCGGATGTCGACTGGCAAGCCAACGCCAAAGAGTTTGTTGAAAGTCTGGGCCTGACCTGGAATCCCTACACTACGCAAATTGAACCCCACGATTACATCGCCGAATTGTTTGATGCTATCGCTCGCTTCAATACCATCGTGATCGATTTTGACCGCGACATTTGGGGCTATATTTCTCTGGGTTACTTCAAACAAAAAACCATCGCCGGCGAAGTGGGCTCATCCACTATGCCGCACAAGGTTAACCCGATTGACTTTGAAAACTCTGAAGGTAATTTGGGAATCGCCAACGCTATTTTCACGCACCTCGCGCAAAAACTACCTATTTCCCGCTGGCAGCGCGACCTGACGGACTCCACCGTGCTACGCAATATGGGTGTAGGTTTTGGCTATGGCATGATCGCCTATGCATCTACCTTAAAAGGTATGGGCAAGCTGGAAATTAACCGCGCACGTCTCGCCGAAGACTTGAACAATTCATGGGAAGTATTGGCCGAGCCAATCCAAACCATTATGCGCCGCTACAATGTGGCGGAGCCCTATGAAAAATTAAAAGCGCTTACACGCGGTCAAACCATCAACCGCGAAGTATTAGCCGCGTTTGTTGAGACATTGGATATTCCCGAACACGCCAAACAAACCATGCGCGACTTAACCCCCGCTAATTACATAGGTAATGCGGTAGATCAAGCCAAGGCGATCTAA
- the mnmA gene encoding tRNA 2-thiouridine(34) synthase MnmA, with the protein MTQFSQPAITPGARVIVGMSGGVDSSVSALLLKQQGYQVEGLFMKNWDEDDGTEYCTAKADLADAERVCERIGIKLHTANFAAEYWDNVFEHFLEEYKAGRTPNPDILCNREIKFKVFMEYARMLGGELIATGHYVRRADRDGHTYLLKGLDPNKDQSYFLHAVGEAEFAHSLFPVGELEKPEVRRIAEEHGLVTHNKKDSTGICFIGERRFKDFLQQYLPAQPGTIQTPDGKVIGEHMGLMYHTIGQRQGLGIGGVKGANEEPWFVAQKDLERNVLVVVQGTDHPLLFTNHLIAQQAHWINRTPPATEFRCSAKTRYRQPDQECLVKVMADGTLDVDFDQPQRAVTPGQSVVFYQGDICLGGAVIESTDNR; encoded by the coding sequence ATGACCCAGTTCTCCCAGCCCGCTATTACCCCCGGTGCCCGCGTGATTGTCGGTATGTCCGGTGGTGTCGATTCGTCTGTCTCTGCCCTGCTGCTAAAACAGCAAGGCTATCAGGTCGAGGGGCTGTTTATGAAAAACTGGGATGAAGATGACGGCACCGAATACTGCACCGCCAAGGCTGACCTGGCGGATGCCGAACGTGTTTGCGAGCGTATTGGCATTAAACTGCATACGGCCAATTTTGCCGCAGAATACTGGGATAACGTCTTTGAACACTTCCTCGAAGAGTACAAAGCAGGCCGCACCCCAAATCCTGACATTCTCTGCAACCGCGAAATCAAATTCAAAGTGTTCATGGAATATGCGCGCATGCTGGGTGGTGAGTTAATCGCCACCGGTCATTATGTGCGCCGCGCCGACCGCGATGGTCACACCTATTTATTGAAAGGCCTGGATCCAAACAAAGACCAAAGTTACTTTTTACACGCTGTTGGCGAGGCTGAATTCGCCCATTCACTCTTCCCCGTAGGCGAACTGGAAAAGCCGGAAGTACGTCGTATCGCCGAAGAGCATGGCCTGGTTACACACAACAAAAAAGACAGCACTGGCATTTGTTTTATTGGCGAGCGCCGGTTCAAGGATTTTTTACAGCAATACTTACCCGCACAGCCGGGCACCATTCAAACACCGGATGGTAAAGTCATCGGTGAGCATATGGGCTTGATGTACCACACTATTGGCCAACGCCAAGGGTTGGGAATTGGCGGCGTTAAAGGTGCCAACGAAGAGCCCTGGTTTGTCGCGCAAAAAGATCTGGAGCGCAATGTACTGGTGGTCGTTCAGGGCACAGATCACCCTCTGCTGTTCACCAACCATTTAATCGCGCAGCAGGCTCACTGGATTAATCGCACTCCACCGGCAACGGAGTTTCGCTGCAGCGCCAAAACCCGTTACCGCCAGCCCGATCAGGAGTGCCTGGTTAAAGTCATGGCCGATGGAACACTTGATGTAGACTTTGATCAACCCCAGCGCGCCGTAACACCGGGTCAATCGGTGGTGTTTTACCAGGGCGATATCTGCCTGGGCGGCGCGGTTATCGAATCAACCGACAATCGCTAG
- a CDS encoding NUDIX hydrolase, whose translation MTWAPHVTVATIIERDNRYLMVYEEADGNKVYNQPAGHLDPNETLQEAAIRETLEETGWTVALTGVVGVNLYTAPSNGITYFRTTFIAKALSHDTQRPLDTGIIEAVWLSYEELVARKDQLRSPMTLQIIEEYRAGRRFPLEVVG comes from the coding sequence ATGACTTGGGCACCCCATGTAACTGTCGCCACGATTATTGAACGCGATAACCGCTACCTTATGGTTTATGAGGAAGCCGATGGCAACAAAGTTTACAACCAGCCCGCCGGGCACCTGGACCCTAACGAAACATTACAAGAAGCCGCAATCCGCGAAACCCTGGAGGAAACCGGCTGGACTGTCGCCCTCACCGGTGTGGTAGGCGTCAATCTCTACACAGCCCCCAGCAATGGCATTACTTATTTCCGCACCACATTTATCGCCAAAGCCCTTAGCCACGATACCCAACGCCCGCTGGATACCGGCATTATTGAGGCAGTTTGGCTCAGTTACGAGGAACTGGTCGCCCGCAAAGATCAGCTGCGCAGCCCCATGACGCTGCAAATTATTGAGGAATATCGGGCTGGCCGCCGTTTTCCGCTAGAGGTTGTTGGCTAA
- the hflD gene encoding high frequency lysogenization protein HflD: protein MSKNWQDITIALAGVFQATTLVDQVAKTGHVPADVFKCSMESILDLNPASTLDVYGGNIENLRTGLEVMRELLRPNSQQHREVLRYGLGVLHLQKKLAGRRDMLNVIGSRIEQVSQQAQHFSSTHDNVIANLGTLYTETLSTFRFRIQVNGDYNYLQQQRIANQIRALLLAAVRSAILWRQVGGNRWQLLFNRKDIAQQVDNLLRRI, encoded by the coding sequence GTGAGCAAAAACTGGCAAGACATTACCATCGCCCTCGCCGGCGTATTTCAAGCCACTACACTGGTTGATCAAGTCGCCAAAACCGGCCATGTACCAGCGGATGTTTTTAAATGCAGTATGGAGTCCATACTCGACTTGAACCCGGCCAGCACACTGGATGTTTATGGGGGCAACATTGAAAACCTGCGCACCGGTCTGGAGGTTATGCGTGAACTCTTGCGCCCCAACTCGCAGCAACATCGCGAGGTATTGCGCTACGGATTGGGCGTACTCCATTTGCAAAAGAAACTCGCCGGCCGGCGCGATATGCTGAATGTGATTGGCAGCCGTATTGAGCAAGTCAGCCAACAAGCACAACATTTTTCATCCACGCACGACAATGTGATTGCCAACCTTGGCACCCTGTACACTGAAACCTTGAGCACCTTCCGTTTTCGCATCCAAGTGAATGGCGACTACAATTATTTGCAGCAACAACGCATCGCCAATCAAATTCGCGCCCTGCTACTTGCCGCTGTACGCTCTGCCATTTTATGGCGTCAGGTAGGTGGCAATCGCTGGCAATTACTGTTCAACCGCAAAGATATTGCCCAACAGGTTGATAATTTACTGCGCCGCATTTAA
- a CDS encoding proline--tRNA ligase, with amino-acid sequence MRSSRFLIATLKETPSDAEVISHKLMLRAGMIRKSASGLYNWLPMGLRVLRKVEKIVREEMNKSGAMEVLMPVVQPAELWEESGRWQQYGPELLRMNDRHDRPFCLGPTHEEVITDLIRNEIKSYKQLPANFYQIQTKFRDEIRPRFGVMRSREFIMKDAYSFHNSVESLQETYDVMHATYCSIFTRLGLQFRPVLADTGSIGGAFSHEFHVLADSGEDDIAFSNGSDYAANIEKAEALPPATPRPAPQHLLQEVATPGKHSIEDVCAFLKVAPQQTVKTLIVLGEVRADKTQSLVALVLRGDHELNEIKAEKLTGVAAPLTLAPEARIKDELGLSIGSIGPVGLQIPMIVDHAAAHLADFVCGANKEGFHLTGVNWERDEKAPLVADIRNVVAGDPSPCGKGTLEIKRGIEVGHIFQLGTKYSEAMKARVLDENGKEQTMIMGCYGIGVTRVVAAAIEQNFDDNGIIWPDAIAPFHIAIVPINISKSEAVANKSEELYAELTKAGYDVLLMDDEKARLGAMLADTDLMGIPHRIVIGDRGLEAGNVEYKGRRDLEKQEIAASDIVNFLQNRIAL; translated from the coding sequence ATGCGTTCAAGTCGATTTTTAATTGCCACCCTGAAAGAAACCCCATCGGATGCGGAAGTCATCAGCCATAAGCTGATGCTACGTGCCGGGATGATTCGCAAATCTGCATCCGGTTTGTATAACTGGCTGCCGATGGGCCTGCGTGTGCTGCGCAAGGTTGAAAAAATCGTGCGCGAAGAAATGAATAAATCCGGTGCAATGGAAGTATTGATGCCGGTGGTACAGCCGGCTGAATTATGGGAAGAATCCGGCCGCTGGCAGCAGTACGGCCCTGAACTCCTGCGTATGAATGATCGCCACGATCGGCCTTTTTGCCTGGGTCCAACCCACGAAGAAGTCATCACTGATTTGATTCGCAATGAAATAAAAAGTTACAAACAATTGCCCGCTAACTTCTATCAGATCCAAACCAAATTCCGCGATGAAATTCGCCCGCGTTTTGGTGTGATGCGCTCGCGTGAATTCATCATGAAAGACGCCTACTCTTTCCACAATAGTGTTGAATCATTACAGGAAACCTACGATGTAATGCATGCAACCTATTGCAGTATTTTCACCCGTTTGGGTTTGCAATTCCGCCCGGTATTAGCAGATACGGGCTCTATTGGCGGCGCCTTCTCCCACGAATTCCATGTGTTGGCTGACAGCGGCGAAGATGATATTGCCTTCAGCAATGGCAGCGACTATGCCGCCAACATTGAAAAAGCCGAAGCACTGCCACCCGCAACGCCACGCCCTGCGCCACAGCACTTGTTGCAAGAAGTAGCGACTCCCGGTAAGCACAGCATTGAAGATGTCTGTGCCTTCCTGAAGGTCGCGCCGCAACAAACTGTTAAAACCCTGATTGTGTTGGGTGAAGTGCGCGCTGACAAAACCCAGTCACTGGTCGCGCTGGTGTTGCGTGGCGATCACGAACTCAATGAAATCAAAGCCGAGAAATTGACTGGCGTTGCCGCCCCACTGACTTTGGCGCCTGAAGCTCGTATTAAAGACGAGCTGGGCCTGAGCATTGGCTCTATTGGCCCCGTTGGTTTGCAAATCCCGATGATTGTTGACCATGCCGCCGCACACCTTGCCGATTTTGTCTGTGGCGCGAATAAAGAAGGTTTCCACCTGACCGGTGTGAATTGGGAGCGCGACGAAAAAGCGCCATTGGTGGCCGACATTCGCAACGTGGTCGCCGGTGACCCTAGCCCTTGCGGCAAAGGCACACTGGAGATCAAGCGCGGTATTGAAGTGGGCCATATCTTCCAACTCGGCACCAAATATTCCGAGGCCATGAAAGCCAGAGTGCTGGATGAAAATGGCAAAGAACAGACCATGATCATGGGTTGTTACGGAATTGGTGTGACACGCGTAGTGGCCGCCGCCATCGAACAAAACTTTGACGACAATGGCATTATTTGGCCCGACGCTATTGCACCTTTCCATATCGCCATAGTGCCAATCAATATCAGCAAGTCAGAAGCAGTCGCCAACAAAAGCGAAGAGTTGTATGCCGAACTGACTAAAGCGGGCTATGACGTCCTACTAATGGACGATGAAAAGGCCCGTTTGGGTGCGATGCTCGCTGATACCGACCTGATGGGCATTCCCCATCGCATTGTCATTGGTGATCGCGGACTGGAAGCAGGCAATGTTGAGTACAAAGGTCGTCGCGATCTTGAGAAACAGGAAATTGCTGCCAGCGATATAGTCAACTTTTTGCAAAACCGTATCGCTCTCTAA
- a CDS encoding LamG-like jellyroll fold domain-containing protein has protein sequence MKNTSPLTIPCLSLCFSFLMACTSVTPAEKHSSLWKIDSLATIGGATVAVSGDPQVITTAYGKAVRFDGDGDRLLVDTNPLVGAQEFTVEIFFNPADAYPNNWEPRFFHIEAEDNPNRRITIELRLNDKKQWYLDAYIKSETSQFTLIDPTKVHPVGQWAHAAVTYKDGEFVSYVNGVRELSAQVNYLPIAAQAKTSIGARMNQVHWFNGDIAQVRISKTALTPEQFFIPQPK, from the coding sequence ATGAAAAATACTTCACCACTCACAATTCCCTGTCTTTCTCTTTGTTTTTCTTTTTTAATGGCCTGCACCAGCGTTACGCCTGCTGAAAAGCACTCATCCTTGTGGAAAATAGATTCGCTGGCGACTATTGGCGGCGCCACAGTGGCTGTGTCCGGCGATCCGCAAGTCATCACAACCGCCTATGGTAAAGCGGTGCGTTTTGATGGCGATGGTGATCGTTTGCTGGTTGATACTAATCCCTTAGTGGGGGCGCAGGAATTTACGGTTGAAATTTTCTTTAATCCCGCCGATGCCTATCCCAATAATTGGGAGCCACGTTTTTTTCATATCGAAGCGGAGGATAACCCGAATCGCCGCATCACCATTGAGTTACGATTAAACGATAAAAAGCAGTGGTACCTGGATGCTTACATCAAATCAGAAACGTCACAATTTACACTGATTGACCCTACCAAAGTTCACCCTGTAGGCCAGTGGGCGCACGCAGCGGTGACTTATAAAGACGGTGAGTTTGTGTCCTACGTAAATGGTGTGCGCGAATTAAGTGCGCAAGTTAACTATTTGCCAATTGCAGCGCAGGCTAAAACCTCTATTGGTGCGCGTATGAATCAAGTGCATTGGTTTAACGGGGATATTGCACAGGTGCGAATTAGCAAAACAGCCCTGACGCCTGAACAGTTTTTTATTCCGCAGCCTAAATAA